A genome region from Dreissena polymorpha isolate Duluth1 chromosome 16, UMN_Dpol_1.0, whole genome shotgun sequence includes the following:
- the LOC127862475 gene encoding uncharacterized protein LOC127862475: MHLFIYLFIILTHIRCWCVHNVYAPVAGRYCTDSCGNPKIVCGQQQSNFFSVFNRKLNEIPIFGDSLQHDDKCLVFKPPQTYSWKECTDFHRLLCSDVIDGRRTAIVQPQYSHHWYQANIDCFDQDLFPATLESIRNANVSDVDTTYHWTSYIRTSLVIKANIEGLKLEANNVQYAYMSPDGKVNFTESGQRRALCEDAKETSTQPTDSSTVDHIVSSQTNFRTRSTDISSTQLPAHSTETNKREFLGIGLGIGVPVGIALSIGGLAIIALLRKRRFVSCVKTESSSDNNEPTCKRAEPYNDDLADRNEKDTNYCSVDRYRNVDSDESSVRYANTEQ; encoded by the exons atgcatttatttatttatttatttattattttgacacATATCCGATGCTGGTGTGTCCACAACGTCTATGCCCCTGTGGCCGGCAGATATTGCACCGACTCGTGCGGAAATCCGAAAATAGTGTGTGGACAACAACAAAGCAATTTCTTCTCGGTGTTTAACAGAAAACTGAATG AGATACCAATCTTCGGCGATTCACTTCAACATGATGACAAATGCCTTGTGTTTAAACCGCCCCAAACATATTCCTGGAAGGAATGTACTGATTTCCACAGGTTGTTGTGCAGCGATGTTAtag ATGGACGAAGGACTGCAATAGTACAGCCTCAATATAGTCATCATTGGTATCAAGCCAATATCGATTGCTTTGATCAAGACCTATTTCCAGCAACTCTTGAGAGCATACGAAATGCTAACGTTAGTGACGTCGATACCACATATCACTGGACAAGCTACATACGTACATCTTTAGTTATAAAGGCAAATATTGAAG GTTTAAAACTTGAAGCCAACAATGTCCAGTATGCCTACATGTCACCAGATGGAAAAGTGAATTTCACAGAAAGCGGTCAACGACGCGCTCTTTGCGAAG ATGCGAAAGAAACTTCTACACAACCCACAGATTCGAGCACAGTAGACCACATTGTTTCTTCACAAACAAATTTTAGAACTCGTTCAACAGACATCAGCAGCACACAACTACCTGCACATTCAACTGAGACTAACAAAAGAG AGTTCCTTGGTATAGGACTAGGTATTGGTGTGCCAGTTGGAATCGCATTGTCGATCGGAGGACTAGCTATTATTGCTTTACTCAGAAAAAG AAGATTTGTATCATGTGTGAAGACAGAATCAAGTTCAGACAACAACGAACCAACGTGTAAGAGAGCTGAACCGTACAATGACGACTTGGCTGATAGAAATGAAAAAGACACTAACTACTGTTCGGTGGACAGATATCGAAATGTTGATTCAGATGAAAGTAGTGTTCGCTATGCGAATACTGAACAGTAG